In Mustelus asterias chromosome 16, sMusAst1.hap1.1, whole genome shotgun sequence, one DNA window encodes the following:
- the LOC144505566 gene encoding protocadherin-10-like, with the protein MTCITDSLCLKSRYTILEELEVGAFVGNIATDLGLDIKQLSGRRFRIAAEGEKQYLGINLKTGALFVKEKIDKEQLCEHGLTCVLILQAVIEKPLKLYRVEIEILDINDNAPMFKESELNIEIPELLPAGTSFPLQSAIDPDAGTNSVRSYQLSSSEYFTLKTQSESEQNYVPELVLERPLDREQHPTHQLTLTAFDGGTPEKFGATQIKITVVDVNDNAPSCEQNIYQITTAENIPLNTLIVKVTATDQDEGLNGEIMYVFSDQTSDKVREVFSLDSITGEIRVAGVVDFEEAGNYQISVQAKDRGTQSLSVYCKVLIRVTDINDNYPEIMITTTSNSIPEDAAKDTAVALFQVTDHDSDNKGSSYCRITRDIPFRLSRSFNNHYTLVTNGELDREEEPGYNITIICTDTGSPPLSAKRMIQVQVSDINDNAPRFTQLSFTMYVTENNAIGASIGAVSAYDPDCNQNAELSYSILGSQIHRLPATTFVSINAASGEIFAQRSFDFEQLKQIQFHVQVKDCGSPPLSNNVTVNVIIMDQNDNAPVIVSPLSNKGSAAEETMPRSAEPGYLVAKVTATDADSGLNGQIVYQLRQPTDESLFAVASETGEIWAIRHLGHKDSLRQKIVILMKDNGTPSLSSTITINVSVQDDNTENASSIDTLGNAGPWKYDLKFYLIMIFGSTSFLLLVAIVILAIKVRWGRNGFKTCCCCWQSYFSRNGSLHGIQKASASIQIPQNYTEVYESGALQQTFHYGTCQGPAMSDFSFLQSQNVAASEIVIKRGPWHPTEHGISSNSANNDAANFLEVSAV; encoded by the coding sequence ATGACATGTATTACGGATTCCCTCTGTTTAAAATCTCGCTACACAATTCTGGAAGAATTGGAGGTCGGTGCCTTTGTTGGGAATATTGCCACGGATCTGGGATTAGACATTAAGCAGCTATCGGGTCGCAGATTTCGAATTGCAGCTGAAGGTGAAAAACAATATCTGGGCATTAATTTAAAGACCGGAGCTCTTTTTGTCAAAGAAAAAATAGACAAAGAGCAGCTTTGCGAGCACGGACTCACATGTGTGCTGATATTACAGGCTGTGATTGAAAAACCGTTAAAGCTATATCGTGTAGAAATTGAAATTCTCGATATAAATGACAACGCGCCCATGTTTAAGGAAAGCGAGTTAAATATTGAAATCCCAGAATTGCTGCCAGCAGGAACGAGCTTCCCGCTGCAGAGCGCGATTGACCCGGACGCCGGAACCAACAGTGTTCGCTCCTACCAACTGAGTTCAAGCGAATATTTCACTTTGAAAACACAGTCAGAGAGTGAACAAAATTATGTCCCTGAGCTCGTATTGGAACGACCGCTCGATCGAGAGCAGCATCCAACTCATCAGTTAACCCTGACGGCATTTGACGGAGGAACCCCGGAGAAATTTGGAGCTACCCAGATTAAAATTACTGTGGTTGACGTGAACGACAACGCTCCATCTTGCGAACAGAACATCTATCAAATCACCACTGCCGAAAATATACCCCTTAATACTTTGATTGTGAAAGTCACTGCCACTGATCAGGACGAAGGACTAAACGGTGAGATAATGTATGTCTTTAGCGATCAGACTTCTGATAAAGTGCGTGAGGTATTTAGCTTGGATTCAATAACAGGAGAAATCAGAGTAGCCGGTGTTGTGGACTTTGAAGAAGCAGGAAATTATCAGATTTCCGTCCAAGCTAAGGACAGAGGTACACAATCACTGTCAGTATACTGCAAAGTGTTGATAAGGGTTACTGATATTAATGATAACTACCCAGAGATAATGATAACTACTACATCTAACTCTATTccagaagatgctgccaaagatACAGCAGTAGCTCTTTTCCAAGTTACGGATCATGATTCTGATAATAAGGGAAGTAGTTATTGTCGAATCACCAGAGATATCCCATTTAGGCTGAGTAGATCTTTTAATAACCACTACACGTTAGTTACTAACGGCGAGTTAGACCGTGAAGAAGAGCCAGGTTACAACATTACCATTATATGTACGGACACTGGCTCCCCTCCCCTCTCGGCCAAAAGAATGATCCAAGTCCAAGTCTCCGACATAAATGACAATGCGCCACGTTTTACGCAGCTTTCTTTCACCATGTATGTAACAGAAAATAATGCTATTGGTGCTTCAATTGGTGCTGTGTCAGCCTATGATCCAGATTGTAATCAAAATGCCGAACTGTCCTATTCTATTTTGGGTAGCCAGATACACCGTTTGCCTGCAACCACTTTCGTCTCAATAAACGCAGCCAGTGGTGAGATATTTGCACAGCGCTCGTTTGATTTTGAGCAATTAAAACAAATTCAATTCCATGTACAAGTGAAGGACTGTGGATCCCCTCCCCTGAGCAATAACGTAACAGTGAATGTAATCATCATGGACCAGAATGACAATGCCCCTGTGATCGTGTCACCTCTGTCAAACAAAGGGTCTGCAGCAGAGGAAACAATGCCAAGATCTGCGGAGCCAGGTTACTTGGTTGCAAAAGTGACAGCGACTGATGCCGATTCCGGGTTAAACGGTCAAATTGTTTACCAACTCCGTCAGCCGACTGATGAAAGCTTGTTTGCTGTGgcttcagaaacaggagaaatttGGGCGATTCGTCACTTGGGTCATAAAGATTCACTGAGGCAAAAGATCGTAATTTTGATGAAGGATAATGGAACGCCGTCCCTTTCTTCAACAATCACCAtcaatgtgtcagtacaggatgacAACACCGAAAATGCATCTAGTATCGACACATTGGGGAATGCTGGACCATGGAAATACGATTTGAAATTCTATTTAATAATGATTTTTGGCTCAACATCTTTCTTGCTACTTGTGGCGATTGTTATTCTTGCTATTAAGGTGCGCTGGGGTAGAAATGGATTTAAAACTTGCTGTTGCTGTTGGCAGTCTTATTTTTCGAGGAATGGTTCACTCCATGGAATTCAAAAGGCTAGTGCGAGTATTCAAATTCCACAGAATTATACAGAGGTGTATGAAAGCGGGGCCCTCCAGCAAACCTTTCACTATGGCACATGCCAAGGTCCTGCTATGAGCGATTTTAGCTTTCTACAGTCGCAAAATGTGGCCGCGTCAGAGATTGTTATCAAGAGAGGCCCATGGCACCCTACAGAACATGGGATTTCATCAAACTCTGCAAACAATGATGCAGCTAACTTTCTGGAGGTGAGTGCTGTGTAG
- the LOC144505630 gene encoding protocadherin beta-16-like isoform X1: MAQWINSKLKQWAVLYLIIIYIADSVSLKIRYSIPEELEVGAFVGNIATDLGLDVKQLSGRRFRMETGGKKQYLKVNFDTGAVIIKENMDKEQLCEHGLTCVLSLQAVIEKPLKLYRVEIDILDINDNAPVFKTSELNIEIPESQPAGTRFPLQSAIDPDAGTNSVRSYQLSSSEYFTLITQSESEQNYVPELVLERPLDREQQPTHQLTLTAFDGGTPNQSGTTQIKITVLDVNDNAPSCEQNIYQITTAENVPINTLIVKVTAIDQDEGPNGEIMYVFSDQTPDNVREVFSLDSITGEIRIAGVVDFEEADNYQVSVQAKDKGTRSLSVYCKVLIKVTDVNDNPPEIMITTTSNSIPEDAAKDTAVVLFQVTDPDSDNKGISYCRITRDIPFSIHRPFNNHYTLVTNGELDREEEPGYNITIICTDTGSPPLSANKTIQVQVSDTNDNAPRFTQPSFTMYVTENNAIGASIGAVSAYDPDFNQNAELLYSILDILMHGLPATTFISINSASGEMFAQRSFDFEQLKQIQFHVQVKDCGSPPLSNNVTVNVIIMDQNDNAPVIVSPLSNKWSAAEEIMPRSAEPGYLVTKVTATDGDSGLNGQIVYELRQPTDESLFTVASETGEIWTIRHLGHKDSLRQKIVILVKDNGTPSLSSTVTINVSVQDDNTENASNVGTLRNAGPWKYDLKFYLMLIFGSTSFMLLVAIVILTIKIHRGRKEINRYCCCWQSFYLARNDSLHGIQKASASIQIPSNYTEVHESRTLQQTLDYGACQGSALNDFNFLQFQGVAATRINIKKDSWHPAEDGISSNSTNKDAAKFLEIYGNRQLDLEQSAIERCASGQYGIGLYTSDKNDVGPDPRRLVEIHSRAL, encoded by the coding sequence ATGGCACAGTGGATAAACAGTAAATTGAAACAATGGGCTGTTCTTTATCTGATAATAATATACATTGCGGATTCAGTCTCTTTAAAAATTCGCTACTCGATACCGGAAGAATTGGAGGTTGGTGCCTTTGTTGGGAATATTGCTACGGACTTGGGATTAGATGTTAAGCAGCTATCAGGGCGCAGATTTCGTATGGAAACTGGAGGCAAAAAACAATATCTAAAGGTCAACTTCGACACTGGAGCTGTCATTATTAAAGAGAACATGGACAAAGAGCAGCTTTGCGAGCACGGCCTCACATGTGTGCTGTCATTGCAGGCTGTGATTGAAAAACCGTTAAAGCTATATCGTGTAGAAATCGATATTCTCGATATAAATGACAACGCTCCCGTGTTCAAGACAAGCGAGTTAAATATTGAAATCCCAGAGTCGCAGCCAGCAGGGACGAGGTTCCCGCTGCAGAGCGCGATTGACCCGGACGCCGGAACCAACAGTGTTCGCTCCTACCAACTGAGTTCAAGCGAATATTTCACTTTGATAACACAGTCAGAGAGTGAACAAAATTACGTCCCTGAACTCGTATTGGAACGACCGCTCGATCGAGAGCAGCAACCAACTCATCAGTTAACCCTAACGGCATTTGACGGAGGAACCCCGAATCAATCTGGGACCACCCAGATTAAAATTACTGTGCTTGACGTGAACGACAACGCTCCATCTTGCGAACAGAATATTTATCAAATCACCACGGCCGAAAATGTACCTATAAATACTTTGATTGTGAAAGTCACTGCGATTGATCAGGACGAAGGTCCAAACGGTGAGATAATGTATGTCTTTAGCGATCAGACCCCTGATAATGTGCGTGAGGTATTTAGCTTGGATTCTATAACAGGAGAAATCAGAATAGCCGGTGTTGTGGACTTCGAAGAAGCAGACAATTATCAGGTTTCCGTACAAGCTAAGGACAAAGGCACACGTTCACTATCAGTATACTGCAAAGTGTTGATAAAGGTGACTGATGTTAATGATAACCCTCCGGAAATAATGATAACTACTACATCAAACTCTATTCCAGAGGATGCTGCCAAAGATACAGCAGTAGTCCTTTTCCAAGTTACGGATCCAGATTCTGATAATAAGGGAATTAGTTATTGTCGAATCACCAGAGACATCCCATTTAGTATCCATAGGCCTTTTAATAACCACTACACGTTAGTTACTAACGGCGAGTTAGACCGTGAAGAAGAGCCAGGTTACAACATTACCATTATATGTACGGACACTGGCTCCCCTCCCCTCTCGGCCAATAAAACGATCCAAGTTCAAGTCTCCGACACAAATGACAATGCGCCACGTTTTACGCAGCCTTCTTTCACCATGTATGTAACAGAAAATAATGCTATTGGTGCTTCGATTGGTGCTGTGTCAGCCTATGATCCCGATTTTAATCAAAATGCTGAATTGTTGTATTCTATTTTGGATATCCTGATGCACGGTTTGCCTGCAACCACGTTCATCTCAATAAACTCAGCCAGTGGTGAGATGTTTGCACAGCGCTCGTTTGATTTTGAGCAATTAAAACAAATTCAATTCCATGTACAAGTGAAGGACTGTGGATCCCCTCCTTTGAGCAATAATGTAACAGTGAATGTAATCATCATGGACCAGAATGACAATGCCCCTGTGATCGTGTCACCTCTGTCAAACAAATGGTCTGCAGCAGAGGAAATAATGCCAAGATCTGCGGAGCCAGGTTACTTGGTTACAAAAGTGACAGCGACTGATGGCGATTCCGGATTAAACGGTCAAATTGTTTACGAACTCCGTCAGCCGACTGATGAAAGTTTGTTTACTGTGgcttcagaaacaggagaaatttGGACGATTCGTCACTTGGGTCATAAAGATTCACTGAGGCAAAAGATCGTAATTTTGGTGAAGGATAATGGAACGCCGTCCCTTTCTTCAACAGTCAccatcaatgtgtcagtgcaggatgACAACACCGAAAATGCATCTAATGTCGGCACATTGAGGAATGCTGGGCCATGGAAGTACGATTTGAAATTCTATTTAATGCTGATATTTGGCTCAACCTCCTTCATGCTACTTGTGGCGATTGTAATCCTCACCATTAAGATACACAGAGGTAGAAAGGAAATTAACAGATACTGTTGCTGTTGGCAGTCGTTTTATTTAGCGAGAAACGATTCACTCCATGGAATCCAAAAGGCTAGTGCGAGCATTCAAATTCCATCCAATTACACAGAGGTGCATGAAAGCCGGACCCTCCAGCAAACACTTGATTATGGCGCATGCCAAGGTTCTGCCTTGAACGATTTTAACTTTTTACAGTTTCAAGGTGTGGCCGCGACCAGGATTAACATCAAGAAAGACTCGTGGCACCCCGCAGAAGATGGGATTTCATCCAACTCTACAAACAAGGATGCAGCTAAATTTCTGGAG
- the LOC144505630 gene encoding protocadherin beta-16-like isoform X2, whose amino-acid sequence MACWLNSHFTKWPILYLIIICIAHSLGLKTRYSIPEELEVGAFVGNIAADLGLDVKQLSVRRLRIAPEGKKQYLDVNLSTGALIIKEKLDKEQLCEHGLTCVLILQAVIEKPLKIYRVEIEILDINDNAPVFKTSELNIEIPESQPAGTSFPLQSAIDPDAGTNSVRSYQLSSSEYFTLKTQSESEQNYVPELVLERPLDREQQATHQLTLTAFDGGTPEKFGTTQIKITVVDVNDNAPSCEQNIYQINTAENIPPDTLIVKVTATDQDEGLNGEIMYVFSDQTSDKVHEVFSLDSITGEIRVTGVVDFEEAGNYQISVQAQDRGTQSLSVYCKVLIRVTDVNDNYPEIIVTTTSNSISENAAEDTVVAHFQVTDPDSDEKGSSYCRITRDIPFRLSRSFNKYYTLVTNGELDREEEPGYNITIICTDTGSPPLSANKTIQVQVSDINDNAPRFTQPSFTMYVTENNVIGASIGAVSAYDPDFNQNAELSYSILDILLHPLPTTTFIAINAASGEIFAQRSFDFEQLKQIQFHVQVKDFGSPPLSNNVTVNVFIVDQNDNAPVIVSPLSNKGSAAEDTMPRSAEPGYLVTKVTATDGDSGLNGQIVYQLRQPTDESLFTVASKTGEIWTIRHLSHKDSLRQNIVILVKDNGTPSLSSTVTINVSVQDDNTENASNASTLRNARPWKYDLKFYLMMIFGSTSFLLLVAIIILAIKVHRGRNEIKICCCCWQSSYFSSNDSLHGIQKASASIQIPPNYTEVYESGALQQTLDYGTCQDSALNDFTFLQLQSVAVTRNDIMKGTCHLGIESNPSHNDTAKFREIYGNRQLDLEQSAIERCASGQYGIGLYTSDKNDVGPDPRRLVEIHSRAL is encoded by the coding sequence ATGGCATGCTGGTTGAACAGTCATTTCACGAAATGGCCTATTCTTTATCTAATAATAATATGCATTGCGCATTCCCTCGGTTTAAAAACTCGCTACTCAATTCCAGAAGAATTGGAGGTTGGTGCCTTTGTCGGGAATATTGCTGCGGACCTGGGATTAGATGTAAAACAACTATCGGTGCGCAGATTGCGAATTGCACCTGAAGGTAAAAAACAATATCTGGACGTTAATTTAAGCACTGGAGCCCTCATTATCAAAGAAAAACTGGACAAAGAGCAGCTTTGCGAGCACGGCCTCACATGTGTGCTGATCTTACAGGCCGTGATTGAAAAACCGTTGAAGATATATCGTGTAGAAATTGAGATCCTCGATATAAATGACAACGCCCCCGTGTTCAAGACAAGCGAGTTAAATATTGAAATCCCAGAATCCCAGCCAGCAGGAACGAGCTTCCCGCTGCAGAGCGCGATTGACCCGGACGCCGGAACCAACAGTGTCCGCTCCTACCAACTGAGTTCAAGCGAATATTTCACTTTGAAAACACAGTCAGAGAGTGAACAAAATTACGTCCCTGAACTGGTATTGGAACGACCGCTCGATCGAGAGCAGCAGGCAACCCACCAGTTAACCCTGACGGCATTTGACGGAGGAACCCCGGAGAAATTTGGAACCACCCAGATTAAAATTACTGTGGTTGACGTGAACGACAACGCTCCATCTTGCGAACAGAACATCTATCAAATCAACACTGCCGAAAACATACCTCCAGATACTTTGATTGTGAAAGTCACTGCGACTGATCAGGACGAAGGGCTAAACGGTGAGATAATGTATGTCTTTAGCGATCAGACTTCTGATAAAGTGCACGAGGTGTTTAGCTTGGATTCAATAACAGGAGAAATCAGAGTAACCGGTGTTGTGGACTTTGAAGAAGCAGGAAATTATCAGATTTCCGTACAAGCTCAGGACAGAGGTACACAATCACTGTCAGTATACTGCAAAGTGTTGATAAGGGTTACTGATGTTAATGATAACTACCCTGAAATCATTGTAACTACTACATCAAACTCTATCTCAGAGAATGCAGCAGAGGACACAGTAGTGGCACATTTCCAAGTTACGGATCCTGATTCTGATGAAAAGGGAAGTAGTTATTGTCGAATCACCAGAGATATCCCATTTAGGCTGAGTAGATCTTTTAATAAATACTACACGCTCGTTACTAACGGCGAGTTAGACCGTGAAGAAGAGCCAGGTTACAACATTACCATTATATGTACGGACACTGGCTCCCCTCCCCTCTCGGCCAATAAAACGATCCAAGTTCAAGTCTCCGACATAAATGACAATGCGCCACGTTTTACGCAGCCTTCTTTCACTATGTATGTAACAGAAAATAATGTCATTGGTGCTTCAATTGGTGCTGTGTCGGCCTATGATCCCGATTTTAATCAAAATGCTGAATTGTCGTATTCTATTTTGGATATCCTGTTACACCCTTTACCTACAACCACGTTCATCGCAATAAACGCAGCCAGTGGTGAGATATTTGCACAACGCTCGTTTGATTTTGAGCAATTAAAACAAATTCAATTCCATGTACAAGTGAAGGATTTTGGATCCCCTCCTCTGAGCAATAACGTAACAGTGAATGTATTCATCGTGGACCAGAATGACAATGCCCCTGTGATCGTGTCACCTCTGTCAAACAAAGGGTCTGCAGCGGAGGACACAATGCCAAGATCTGCGGAGCCAGGTTACTTGGTTACAAAAGTGACAGCGACTGATGGCGATTCCGGATTAAACGGTCAAATTGTTTACCAACTCCGTCAGCCGACTGATGAAAGTTTGTTTACTGTAGCTTCAAAAACAGGAGAAATTTGGACGATTCGCCACTTGAGTCATAAAGATTCACTCAGACAAAATATTGTAATTTTGGTGAAGGATAATGGAACGCCGTCCCTTTCTTCAACAGTCACCAttaatgtgtcagtacaggatgacAACACCGAAAATGCATCTAATGCCAGCACATTGAGGAATGCTAGGCCATGGAAATACGATTTGAAATTTTATCTGATGATGATTTTTGGCTCAACCTCTTTCTTGCTGCTCGTGGCGATTATTATTCTCGCTATTAAGGTGCACAGAggtagaaatgaaattaaaatttGCTGCTGCTGTTGGCAGTCGTCTTATTTTTCGAGTAACGATTCACTCCATGGAATCCAAAAGGCTAGTGCgagtattcaaattccacccaatTACACAGAGGTGTATGAAAGCGGGGCCCTCCAGCAAACACTTGACTATGGCACATGCCAAGATTCTGCCTTGAATGATTTTACCTTTCTACAATTACAAAGTGTGGCAGTGACCAGGAATGACATCATGAAAGGTACATGTCACCTCGGAATTGAATCAAACCCTTCGCACAATGATACAGCTAAATTTCGGGAG